ACATTACAAAATATTGAGACTGAGTATGAGCGGTTTGAGTCACTATCATAAGAGTAGATTATTTCTAACAGTCCTAGAAGCGGCTAATGTATGGTTGGCCACTTTATCTCCTATTACAAAAAAGAATTACGCCTCAGGAATTAAATTCCTAATCTCCAATAATATATTAGATGGTTCTATGAAATTGGAGAACTTAGTGTGTTTCGATCATTGTGATGCTCTGAACAAGATAAAGTCATTAACTTATACTTGTACAGGTAAGACTGTTTCAGAAGCATCAAAACAAGCTAGGGCAGCTTGTTATATTTCTTTTACTAAATTTCTTTATCGATTGACCAAAGGGCTTATTAAACAGGCTAGTCCTTCTAGAGACTTTGGTAACTCTACATTTTATAAAATTAGAGACAAGGTTAAAACAGAATTTATTTCTAAGAAAGAATGGTTAGTGTTTTTTGATTCGCTAAAAAGAATTAGCTTTAGAGACTATCTGATAGGCAAATTGATTATTCAAGGAGTTAGGAAATTAAACGAAGTAATTTCTTTAAGAACTGACGATATATCTTTTGTTCAGAATCAAGTTACTTTCAAGGTTAAAAAACGACAAAACAGGTATCAAGAAGTCAAAGTAAGTTACCCGAATTTCTTAATGCAGGAGTTGCGAGATTATCTTGGAAATAGAGAAGGCTGGGTTTTTGTTTCTGGAGAAGGACAACAAGTAGCAATCAATCAAGTTTATTATTATTTCAAATTGGCTGAACATGATATTAATTCTCCAATTAAAGTCACACCCCATGTTTTAAGGGCTAGTGCTTTAGCTTATTTGAAAAAAATGGGATTTGCTGATCAAGAAATAATGAGA
This genomic stretch from Chlamydia poikilotherma harbors:
- a CDS encoding tyrosine-type recombinase/integrase translates to MSGLSHYHKSRLFLTVLEAANVWLATLSPITKKNYASGIKFLISNNILDGSMKLENLVCFDHCDALNKIKSLTYTCTGKTVSEASKQARAACYISFTKFLYRLTKGLIKQASPSRDFGNSTFYKIRDKVKTEFISKKEWLVFFDSLKRISFRDYLIGKLIIQGVRKLNEVISLRTDDISFVQNQVTFKVKKRQNRYQEVKVSYPNFLMQELRDYLGNREGWVFVSGEGQQVAINQVYYYFKLAEHDINSPIKVTPHVLRASALAYLKKMGFADQEIMRVSCLSSAQMLSAYDTGKTDNLTSQLPLIF